From the genome of Cryomorphaceae bacterium 1068:
TCGTTTTTCTTTCTTCGATTTTTCTTCGAAGGCCTTCTATTGGATGCAAAGAGGTCGGGGTTGAGACTTAAATCTCCAAGATTATCATGAATTGCAGGATCAGCCATCAATTGAAACTCTTCCGCCGGCATCACCCTGATTTTATTGTCATCTTCTTGACTTTCGTCAATAGACATATACTCCTCTATAAACTCAGTTGCTTCAGCCATGGCAGATTCTTTCAGGCTAAAAACAAGACTTTGAAAACCATAAAGGCTTAAATCATCTTGATCCAAAGGATCACTAAGACGACGACCGTTGAGCTCTTTAAGATGAGATGCTTGACTTAATACATCATCAGAAAATCCTTGAAACAACTCCGAGAAGGGCAAGTCATTTATCCAAATTGCATTCTTGACCAAGGCACTGGCACTTTCATCAAAATCAAGTGCTGAGGAATACACGCGAATTTGGCCATTTTCGACAAAATAATTGTCATCGACAAATGACTTCAGGCCGTAGCTGATCATCTGGTTTAAGAGAGACTGCTTCGTGTTCGATGCAAGCTCATATTCATTGATGATAATGGTCTGTTCTTTGAAACCACTCAGTACATAATTCTCAGGCACGTCACTAAGAGGCTCACTGTGAAAACGATTTATCACGGTAACATTTTGCGCAGATAATGTGAAAGCCGCACAACAAATTGTGGTAGTCAGTAATTTTGTAAGCACCTAGGTCGAAACACTCCACCAACTGATGGATTTCTTCGTCAAATTTCGACAAAACCAAAACCAAAGTCCACTTAATGACCCCAAACGTTTTGAACAGAATACTCGTTAATTTGAGCTTTTTGTGGAAAAGTCACGGCTCCCACAAGCCCTTTGGAAAGTCATTATTGGAACTCCAACAAGTAACCACAAAAGTCAGAACACTGCTATTGAGCACCTTAACTCGAGTAAAAAAACAATTGTGT
Proteins encoded in this window:
- a CDS encoding OmpA family protein translates to MINRFHSEPLSDVPENYVLSGFKEQTIIINEYELASNTKQSLLNQMISYGLKSFVDDNYFVENGQIRVYSSALDFDESASALVKNAIWINDLPFSELFQGFSDDVLSQASHLKELNGRRLSDPLDQDDLSLYGFQSLVFSLKESAMAEATEFIEEYMSIDESQEDDNKIRVMPAEEFQLMADPAIHDNLGDLSLNPDLFASNRRPSKKNRRKKNDFSEEVVTLLEENNRILSNYSEMFQNLQSQIDEINRRDNSDLREDMAEMRQMITELKDEPSRSSTESGPEYLIFAKNEYELSEVQKARLNKTIVLLVKNPSQKALVTGYADRSGDSEYNAWISQQRAESVRVFLESMGIEGNRVVVTYLGDTESTTSGPADRRVEVNLIN